In a genomic window of Callospermophilus lateralis isolate mCalLat2 chromosome 12, mCalLat2.hap1, whole genome shotgun sequence:
- the LOC143411810 gene encoding fructose-2,6-bisphosphatase TIGAR-like, which yields MHGILKHNLFCKDMTVQYDSRLQERKYGAAEGKPLSDLRNMAKEAGEECPFFTPPGGETLDQVEMHGKQFFEFLCQLILKEADQKQQFSPGTPSNNLETSLAEIFPLETNYSSEVNSDSGAPGLVASVSVVSHGAYMRSLFGYFLTDLKCSLPASLRKFELSSVSPNTGISLFIISFEKGKEPTPKCLYEPTGSSKSSDQNTLSLDLHQNSNSFELLKGVPLAYFISVLC from the exons ATGCATGGGATTTTGAAGCATAACCTGTTTTGCAAAGATATGACAGTACAGTATGATTCAAGACTTCAAGAAAGG AAATATGGGGCTGCGGAAGGCAAGCCTCTAAGTGACCTGAGGAACATGGCCAAAGAAGCTGGGGAGGAATGCCCTTTCTTTACACCTCCGGGAGGAGAGACGTTAGACCAG GTGGAAATGCATGGAAAACAGTTTTTTGAATTTCTGTGTCAGCTAATCCTGAAAGAAGCAGATCAAAAGCAACAGTTTTCTCCAGGAACTCCAAGCAACAATCTAGAAACTTCTTTGGCAGAGATATTTCCTTTAGAAACAAACTACAGCTCTGAAGTTAATTCCGACAGTGGTGCTCCAGGATTAGTGGCCAGTGTCTCAGTCGTGAGTCATGGTGCTTACATGAGAAGCCTGTTTGGTTATTTTCTGACTGACCTTAAATGTTCCTTGCCAGCATCTCTGAGAAAATTTGAACTTTCGTCAGTCAGTCCCAATACTGGGATCAGTCTCTTCATCATAAGCTTTGAGAAAGGAAAAGAACCTACACCGAAGTGTTTGTATGAACCTACAGGATCATCTAAATCAAGTGACCAAAACACTCTCAGTTTAGATCTGCATCAAAATTCTAACAGTTTTGAGCTTCTGAAGGGAGTGCCTTTAGCTTACTTTATTTCCGTCCTTTGCTAG